A DNA window from Paenibacillus andongensis contains the following coding sequences:
- a CDS encoding extracellular solute-binding protein, whose protein sequence is MARKSKFAATSLVAVISLGSIVACSSQPSDKSASSSAPSNQTTESKLHIVNGKIDPPVTLTTVRYTENSITYKNGETIENNVHTKWAKDTLGVDIKTLWSSPVGDGSFDTKLKLMLASGDKLPDVIFSATKDTVNMLIDSGKVMPITSAFEKYAGKAWKDAVAEQPDAWLPYQRGKEKMALPTLQEPISGSAPVLWIRKDWLDKLGLQAPKSLTDLEAIMDAFANQDPDGNGKKDTIPFDFAMKDTMVGYPVGDISWLFGDFGTVPSQWNKDANGNLAYGSVQPGAKLALGKLRDWKSKGYIPDDVALNDWNKIVQDVASGKVGIIGGATWFPNYPGSMVYAKDPKADYEPYAIPAGPDGKSGVRITASQGGATVISKDISPEALEAYFHYMNTLWDATNSEDPLVLKGFQENYDYVIQDGKAVFDKDKIPGGQVSTKSYVLGGWISPSKSRMIAMLKDIALEKTLTANEMAINNMLNGSDPYADKNPMQSAFNKAFLITADQAKIAMPNLFQGPTTSTQSSRSEFLNKLEMDTFTQIIYSKAPVEEFDNFVTKWKSSGGDQITKEVNDWFNSVK, encoded by the coding sequence ATGGCCAGAAAGTCGAAGTTCGCAGCTACATCGCTTGTCGCAGTCATAAGTCTGGGATCCATTGTCGCTTGCAGTTCCCAGCCTTCTGACAAGTCGGCTTCATCATCGGCACCATCAAATCAAACGACCGAATCCAAGCTCCATATTGTGAACGGCAAGATTGATCCTCCGGTTACGCTGACCACGGTAAGGTATACGGAAAATTCAATTACTTATAAGAATGGAGAAACCATCGAAAATAACGTCCATACCAAGTGGGCGAAAGATACGCTCGGAGTGGATATCAAGACGCTCTGGTCCTCTCCGGTAGGTGATGGATCCTTCGATACGAAGCTGAAATTAATGCTTGCTTCCGGGGACAAACTTCCGGATGTCATCTTTTCCGCCACTAAAGATACGGTAAATATGTTAATTGATTCCGGTAAAGTCATGCCTATTACCAGCGCATTTGAGAAATATGCCGGGAAGGCTTGGAAAGATGCTGTGGCAGAGCAGCCGGATGCATGGCTGCCGTACCAACGAGGGAAAGAGAAAATGGCTCTTCCGACGCTTCAGGAACCCATCAGTGGTTCCGCACCGGTTCTTTGGATCCGGAAAGACTGGTTGGATAAGCTTGGTCTGCAAGCACCTAAATCGCTGACCGATTTGGAAGCGATCATGGACGCCTTCGCTAACCAAGACCCGGATGGCAATGGGAAGAAAGATACGATCCCGTTTGACTTCGCTATGAAGGATACCATGGTTGGCTATCCTGTCGGCGATATCTCTTGGTTATTTGGAGATTTCGGAACGGTGCCGAGTCAGTGGAACAAAGATGCGAATGGAAACCTTGCTTACGGTTCCGTTCAACCCGGCGCTAAATTAGCCCTTGGCAAGCTAAGGGACTGGAAGAGCAAGGGGTATATTCCCGACGATGTTGCGCTTAATGATTGGAATAAAATCGTACAGGACGTAGCATCTGGGAAAGTGGGGATCATTGGCGGAGCGACCTGGTTTCCGAATTATCCGGGATCCATGGTCTATGCGAAGGATCCCAAAGCGGATTATGAACCCTACGCGATCCCTGCTGGACCGGATGGGAAAAGTGGAGTAAGAATTACTGCTTCTCAGGGCGGCGCTACTGTCATTAGCAAGGATATCTCGCCAGAGGCGCTGGAAGCCTATTTTCATTACATGAATACCCTGTGGGATGCGACGAACTCTGAGGATCCTCTCGTCCTGAAAGGCTTTCAAGAGAATTATGACTATGTCATCCAAGACGGCAAAGCTGTATTTGACAAGGATAAAATTCCGGGCGGGCAAGTATCAACGAAGAGTTATGTGTTAGGAGGGTGGATTTCGCCATCCAAATCTAGAATGATTGCCATGCTCAAAGACATTGCATTAGAGAAAACCCTTACCGCCAACGAGATGGCAATTAATAATATGCTGAATGGCAGTGATCCCTATGCTGACAAAAACCCAATGCAGTCCGCGTTTAATAAAGCATTCTTAATAACCGCTGATCAAGCCAAAATTGCCATGCCTAATCTGTTTCAAGGGCCAACGACTTCCACCCAAAGCTCGCGAAGCGAGTTTTTGAACAAGCTGGAAATGGATACTTTCACACAGATTATCTACTCGAAAGCACCTGTTGAGGAGTTTGACAATTTCGTAACGAAGTGGAAGTCCTCTGGCGGTGACCAGATTACGAAAGAAGTTAACGATTGGTTTAATTCGGTAAAATAA
- a CDS encoding alpha-L-rhamnosidase, producing the protein MLILKGTMLMIITKLKTNRITNPLGFSMGAQPRLSYVVTGTDAKKQIAARYEVALDEAFSSVVFDSGKRTDIDSISFELPVQLQPRTRYYWRVEVWADNGDHAVSPIAWFETAKLDEPWEAKWIVPEMDKEHHPVLGRTFKLAGPIASARAYVCGLGLYEMQMNGIKAGDEYFAPHFNAYHKWLQYQTYDVTPMLREGDNRVEVTLGNGLYKGRFGFDGHSKELYGSEFALLCEIRVKYADGTTEVLKSDTEWTAERSRVIGGNLYDGEIYDATFTATESYSVREGNLGLERLKARLSLPVVVKEELKPIEVIHTPAGEKVLDMGQNMVGWIQFRTRAPKGTVIRLQHGEVLQDGNFYRENLRTAKAEYVYTADGEEAVVRPFFTFYGFRYVKVEGWPGELDPNDFTGCVLYSDLEQTGSFETSDPLVNRLFLNALWGQKGNFLDVPTDCPQRDERMGWTGDAQVFSGAACFNMDSYVFYSKYGYDMAREQEDRGGMVPMVVPAVNVPSGGSSAWADAATIIPWNVYLHYGDKAILKQQYESMKSWVDFIIRADEGSGGRRLWTVGFQFGDWLALDGSNPDSAMGGTDTDFIASAYYCYSSRLVAKAAKVLGREDDVSYYERISGEVKQSIKDEFFSKNGRLALDTQTAYAVALYMDLVPASYRKRVVDGLIIRLRKDNNHLRTGFVGTPYLNFALSDNGCEELGYTLLLNDDYPSWLYAVKLGATTIWERWNSINEDGKIGPPGLNSLNHYAYGAIAEWMYRVIAGMNPDEEAPGFRRIKLAPKPDFRLRWAKAVIDSAAGTYRSEWAFDEEGRLEFRFEIPFHSTALVRLPRASADLLSIDGPAPTVPAIQEGDDVKLELESGNYVIRYMPTKSYIKILSTYTPLVVLAENQHARELISPMVPPGFELDPGALWYKVRDVSIRDFAAHYPMDASMLDELDTKLKALR; encoded by the coding sequence ATGTTAATTCTGAAAGGAACGATGCTCATGATCATCACTAAACTGAAAACCAATCGTATCACAAATCCGTTGGGATTCTCCATGGGTGCCCAGCCTCGACTTTCTTACGTCGTGACGGGTACCGACGCGAAGAAGCAGATCGCCGCCCGATACGAAGTCGCGCTGGACGAAGCGTTCTCGTCCGTCGTATTCGATAGCGGCAAGCGCACTGATATTGACAGCATTTCCTTCGAACTGCCGGTCCAACTTCAGCCGAGAACCCGTTACTACTGGCGGGTAGAAGTATGGGCGGACAACGGCGACCATGCCGTCAGCCCAATCGCTTGGTTCGAGACGGCGAAGCTGGACGAACCGTGGGAGGCGAAGTGGATTGTTCCCGAAATGGACAAGGAGCACCATCCGGTGCTCGGTCGGACGTTCAAGCTAGCCGGGCCGATCGCTTCCGCGCGGGCGTATGTCTGCGGGCTCGGATTGTACGAGATGCAAATGAACGGCATAAAGGCCGGCGACGAATATTTTGCTCCGCACTTCAACGCCTACCACAAGTGGCTGCAGTACCAGACGTACGACGTTACACCGATGCTGCGCGAAGGCGACAACCGCGTAGAGGTCACCCTCGGCAACGGGTTATACAAGGGCCGCTTCGGGTTCGATGGTCATTCGAAGGAGTTGTATGGCAGCGAGTTCGCACTTCTGTGCGAGATTCGAGTGAAGTACGCCGACGGAACGACGGAGGTCCTGAAATCCGATACGGAATGGACGGCGGAAAGAAGCAGGGTCATAGGCGGCAACCTGTATGACGGAGAAATCTACGACGCGACATTCACGGCGACGGAATCGTACTCGGTTCGCGAAGGCAACCTCGGATTAGAACGCCTGAAGGCGAGGCTGAGCTTACCTGTTGTTGTGAAGGAAGAGTTGAAGCCGATCGAGGTGATCCACACGCCAGCAGGCGAGAAGGTGCTCGACATGGGCCAGAACATGGTCGGTTGGATTCAATTCCGTACACGCGCTCCGAAGGGAACGGTCATCCGGCTTCAGCACGGCGAGGTTTTGCAGGATGGCAACTTCTACCGGGAAAACCTGCGAACGGCCAAGGCTGAATATGTCTATACGGCTGATGGGGAGGAAGCGGTCGTCCGTCCGTTCTTCACTTTCTACGGATTCCGCTACGTGAAGGTGGAAGGCTGGCCAGGCGAGCTCGATCCGAACGACTTCACAGGCTGCGTCCTCTACTCTGATCTGGAGCAGACCGGCAGTTTCGAGACGAGCGACCCGCTCGTAAATCGATTGTTTCTGAACGCGCTGTGGGGACAGAAGGGCAATTTTCTGGACGTTCCGACGGATTGCCCGCAACGGGACGAACGGATGGGGTGGACGGGAGACGCCCAAGTGTTCTCCGGGGCGGCTTGTTTCAACATGGATTCGTACGTGTTCTATTCGAAGTACGGTTACGATATGGCCCGGGAACAAGAGGATCGCGGAGGGATGGTTCCGATGGTCGTGCCCGCCGTGAACGTTCCGAGCGGCGGCTCCAGCGCTTGGGCGGACGCGGCCACGATCATTCCTTGGAATGTATATCTCCACTACGGAGACAAGGCGATTCTGAAGCAGCAGTACGAGAGCATGAAGAGCTGGGTCGATTTCATCATCCGTGCCGACGAAGGCTCGGGCGGCCGGAGGCTCTGGACGGTCGGGTTCCAATTCGGAGATTGGCTTGCGCTCGACGGAAGCAATCCCGATTCGGCGATGGGGGGCACCGACACGGACTTCATTGCCTCCGCCTATTACTGCTATTCCTCGCGATTAGTCGCGAAGGCGGCAAAAGTGCTGGGACGAGAAGATGATGTGTCTTATTACGAACGAATCTCCGGGGAAGTCAAGCAGTCCATCAAGGATGAGTTCTTCTCGAAGAACGGACGTCTCGCGCTCGATACCCAGACGGCGTATGCGGTGGCGCTGTACATGGACTTGGTGCCGGCGTCGTACCGGAAGCGCGTCGTGGATGGATTGATTATTCGTCTTCGGAAAGACAACAATCATCTCCGAACCGGCTTCGTCGGAACGCCTTATCTGAACTTTGCCCTGTCGGATAACGGTTGCGAAGAATTAGGCTATACGCTGCTCCTGAACGACGACTATCCGAGCTGGCTCTATGCCGTCAAGCTGGGAGCCACGACCATCTGGGAACGTTGGAATTCGATTAATGAGGACGGGAAGATCGGCCCGCCTGGCTTGAACTCTCTGAATCACTATGCCTATGGAGCGATCGCAGAATGGATGTACCGGGTGATCGCGGGGATGAACCCGGACGAAGAAGCACCGGGCTTCCGTCGAATAAAGCTGGCGCCGAAGCCGGACTTCCGCTTGCGGTGGGCGAAAGCCGTGATCGATTCCGCGGCAGGCACCTATAGGAGCGAGTGGGCATTCGACGAAGAGGGGCGGCTCGAATTCCGGTTCGAGATCCCGTTTCATTCGACAGCTCTCGTTCGCCTGCCGCGCGCCTCGGCGGATCTTCTGTCGATCGACGGTCCCGCGCCTACTGTGCCCGCGATTCAAGAGGGTGATGACGTTAAGCTCGAGTTGGAAAGCGGTAACTACGTGATCCGTTACATGCCGACCAAGAGCTATATCAAAATTCTCAGCACGTATACGCCGCTGGTCGTTCTGGCCGAGAACCAGCATGCTCGAGAGTTGATCTCCCCTATGGTCCCTCCCGGTTTCGAGCTGGATCCGGGTGCGCTTTGGTACAAAGTTCGAGACGTTTCGATTAGGGATTTT
- a CDS encoding ABC transporter permease, producing the protein MEAVQQLAEHKALQRRKRRSDNWQLYLMLLPAVILTLIFIYAPMGGIVMAFQDYKPYSGILHSKWVGMDNFKFLFTYPDGKQVIWNTFIIAVLKIVFGTIATFTFALLLNEARQKFMRNTIQTIVFLPHFLSWVVLGGVFMEILAPNGGLVNQFLQDAFGIKPIFFLGDNRYFRATIVVTDIWKEFGYGSILFLAALAGINPSLYEAAEIDGAGRWKMTQHITIPSLVPTLVVVVTLSLSQVLNAGFDQIFNMYNPLVYQTGDIIDTFVYRMGLIGGNFSVSTAIGLFKSVVGLVLIIASYRLAGKFAGYKIF; encoded by the coding sequence ATGGAAGCCGTACAGCAATTGGCGGAACATAAAGCCTTGCAGAGAAGGAAACGACGGAGCGACAACTGGCAGTTATATCTAATGCTCCTTCCGGCCGTCATACTGACACTTATTTTTATTTATGCGCCTATGGGCGGAATCGTCATGGCTTTTCAGGATTATAAGCCGTATTCGGGGATTCTTCACTCCAAATGGGTAGGAATGGACAATTTCAAGTTTTTGTTCACGTACCCTGACGGTAAACAAGTCATCTGGAATACGTTCATCATCGCTGTACTCAAGATCGTTTTCGGTACAATCGCAACATTCACTTTTGCACTTTTGCTGAACGAGGCTCGTCAAAAATTCATGAGAAATACGATTCAAACGATTGTGTTTCTGCCGCACTTTTTATCATGGGTTGTTTTGGGCGGCGTGTTTATGGAAATATTGGCTCCGAACGGAGGGCTTGTCAATCAATTTCTGCAGGACGCCTTCGGCATCAAGCCGATCTTCTTCCTTGGGGATAATCGCTATTTCCGGGCTACCATTGTCGTAACCGACATCTGGAAAGAATTCGGATACGGTTCGATTCTTTTTCTGGCGGCGTTAGCGGGCATTAATCCATCGTTATATGAGGCAGCTGAAATCGACGGTGCGGGAAGGTGGAAGATGACGCAGCATATCACGATTCCGTCGCTCGTCCCTACCCTCGTCGTCGTTGTCACCTTGTCCCTCAGCCAAGTGCTAAATGCCGGCTTCGACCAAATTTTTAATATGTACAATCCGCTGGTTTATCAGACCGGCGATATTATAGATACCTTTGTATACCGTATGGGTCTTATCGGCGGAAACTTCAGTGTTTCCACCGCGATCGGTCTTTTTAAGTCTGTCGTCGGACTTGTGTTGATCATTGCCTCGTACCGGCTTGCGGGGAAATTTGCGGGCTACAAAATATTTTAA
- a CDS encoding GDSL-type esterase/lipase family protein, whose translation MQNLPQELQTVLKEIALLHVEFSKKNRLDSFGKLNLLAKKNGIVFVGDSITEGFPLYEMYQGSKPIYNRGISGYTSLELLENLQEMVCDLEPSTVVLLIGTNDLGIGNKPEEIIQRIEQICSDIKGKLPYACILVQSIYPIRNTEHHKVASFFESDRNNEEIRRLNAMIYEMSNQLGLKYIDLYSKLGDKDGSLKINFTTDGLHLSIEGYEMVYDELKKHF comes from the coding sequence ATGCAAAATTTACCGCAAGAATTGCAAACAGTCTTGAAAGAAATCGCGCTACTGCATGTGGAATTCTCAAAAAAGAACAGACTGGACTCGTTCGGGAAGCTGAACTTGCTTGCTAAGAAGAACGGTATCGTGTTCGTCGGAGATTCCATCACTGAAGGGTTCCCGCTATACGAGATGTACCAAGGGAGTAAACCGATCTATAATCGCGGAATCAGCGGATACACTTCCTTGGAGTTGCTGGAAAATCTGCAAGAAATGGTCTGCGATCTGGAGCCGTCGACGGTCGTCTTGTTGATCGGTACGAACGATTTGGGTATTGGTAATAAACCTGAGGAAATCATTCAAAGGATCGAGCAAATCTGTTCCGACATCAAAGGGAAGTTGCCCTATGCATGTATCCTTGTCCAGTCGATCTATCCGATCCGTAACACCGAACATCACAAAGTGGCTAGTTTCTTCGAAAGTGACCGCAACAACGAAGAAATTCGGCGTTTAAATGCGATGATTTATGAAATGTCTAACCAGTTAGGCCTAAAGTATATCGACCTTTACTCCAAGCTTGGCGATAAAGATGGCAGCCTGAAGATCAATTTTACGACAGACGGACTTCATCTAAGTATCGAGGGCTATGAAATGGTATACGATGAACTGAAAAAGCACTTTTAG
- a CDS encoding carbohydrate ABC transporter permease: MLRARSGYKVFQSANYLFLSLLALLCLIPMVHVVSVSFSSAPAVAAHEVTFWPIGPTLFSYKKALGSPELYHSALVSVERILLSFVIGLTITCMAAYVLSKGEGRDGIGGYKFFVGFFVFAMLFNGGMIPMYLVVTKIGLYDSIWALVLPGAVNIFNLILVMNFFKALPKELEEAAFMDGANHWTVFNKLFLPLSIPVLATVGLFLIVNDWNEWLAGSIYMKPNHVPLATYLKSIISMPEINSNNVKVLAQTNFQALMSAQIVIGAVPILVIYPVLQRFFAAGLVIGAVKE; encoded by the coding sequence ATGCTTAGAGCAAGATCAGGATACAAGGTATTTCAAAGCGCTAATTATTTATTTTTAAGTTTGCTTGCCCTTCTTTGTCTGATTCCAATGGTTCATGTAGTATCTGTCTCGTTCAGCTCCGCCCCTGCGGTTGCCGCGCACGAGGTTACGTTTTGGCCAATCGGGCCCACCTTATTTTCGTATAAGAAAGCACTGGGGAGTCCCGAGCTATATCATTCTGCTCTCGTTTCGGTAGAGCGAATCCTTCTCAGCTTTGTCATCGGGTTAACGATCACTTGCATGGCCGCTTATGTCCTGTCTAAAGGCGAAGGCCGCGACGGGATTGGAGGGTATAAGTTCTTTGTCGGATTCTTCGTATTCGCAATGCTATTTAACGGCGGAATGATTCCTATGTATTTGGTCGTAACGAAAATCGGGCTGTACGACTCCATCTGGGCACTGGTCCTCCCGGGGGCCGTTAACATTTTCAACCTGATTCTCGTCATGAATTTTTTCAAAGCCCTTCCCAAGGAACTGGAAGAAGCGGCATTTATGGACGGGGCCAATCATTGGACCGTATTCAACAAGCTTTTCTTGCCTTTATCCATTCCCGTGTTGGCGACGGTCGGATTGTTTTTGATCGTAAACGACTGGAACGAGTGGCTGGCCGGAAGCATCTATATGAAACCGAATCATGTACCGCTCGCTACTTATCTGAAATCCATCATTAGTATGCCCGAAATCAATTCCAATAATGTCAAAGTATTGGCCCAAACGAATTTTCAGGCACTCATGTCCGCACAGATTGTGATCGGTGCAGTCCCGATTCTGGTTATTTATCCGGTGCTGCAACGCTTTTTTGCAGCCGGGCTTGTCATTGGTGCCGTTAAGGAATAG
- a CDS encoding sensor histidine kinase — MLKNYKTFITLNLLVLVSTICILGMYTYSINTSLNIVQSDIQSSNLNQVQAAVNNLDRNVEQLDMLAVSIDKDRLVALLPSMDIMDSYDQVRLIGDLSNKLTYQSLSEGWTNHVGIWSPIIHQWIGTSITGLKAPPARNATEWMLDSASNVFVKEKVEQDFTIQITFPKDNLTKLLDDSKQQDKNDPFFYKQGMSLIMNSSSDLTRTQNLIQALAGGIRSDSGTEIVNLQDNKYLVNYVKSQKLGLYMIDYMPLGLALNPIVKTKKLFYLSCAVLFAAGIVIVSSLYRKFQIPMLELLKGVRLLKNGDFKARIRRRTNNEFDFLYANFNEMAAQIEELIEKVYKEKIISREAVLKQLQAQINPHFLYNCLFFINNSVRLGHDEAITAMTQNLAEYFRYTTRLEEPMTTVQKEMAVVNKYLAIQKLRMDRLHYEIRIPDSMNGLIIPKLLIQPLVENSIIHGIEKKQSAGKVIVTGTETDIGYRITVEDDGRGMTEDEIRTLKLKIKQPLDDTMGCALWNIQQRLGIHFSKFSGMEFGHSSLGGLSISLYWGNLENSEG, encoded by the coding sequence ATGCTCAAAAACTATAAAACCTTTATTACATTAAATTTGCTTGTTCTCGTTTCCACCATATGCATTCTCGGTATGTATACGTATTCCATAAACACAAGTTTGAATATCGTCCAATCGGACATCCAAAGCAGCAATTTGAATCAGGTTCAAGCGGCGGTTAATAATCTCGATCGAAATGTGGAACAATTGGACATGCTTGCCGTGTCGATCGACAAGGACAGGTTGGTTGCCTTGCTTCCATCAATGGATATCATGGATTCTTATGATCAAGTGCGGTTGATCGGCGATCTTTCCAACAAATTGACGTATCAAAGTTTATCGGAAGGTTGGACCAACCACGTCGGCATCTGGTCTCCCATTATTCATCAGTGGATCGGTACATCGATAACGGGTCTCAAGGCCCCTCCAGCCAGAAACGCCACGGAATGGATGTTAGACTCCGCCTCCAATGTTTTCGTAAAAGAAAAGGTGGAACAGGATTTCACCATTCAAATCACCTTTCCGAAGGATAATTTAACTAAACTTCTTGACGATTCAAAGCAACAGGACAAGAACGATCCTTTCTTCTATAAACAAGGGATGTCTTTAATAATGAATTCAAGCTCCGATCTCACAAGGACACAAAACTTGATTCAGGCTTTGGCGGGCGGTATCCGTTCGGATTCTGGCACGGAGATCGTCAATCTTCAGGATAATAAGTATCTGGTGAACTATGTGAAATCGCAAAAGCTGGGCTTGTACATGATCGATTACATGCCGCTTGGTCTCGCTTTAAACCCCATTGTCAAAACCAAAAAATTATTTTACTTATCCTGCGCCGTCCTATTCGCGGCCGGCATTGTGATCGTCTCCTCGTTGTACCGAAAATTTCAAATCCCGATGCTTGAACTGCTAAAGGGAGTTCGCCTGCTCAAAAACGGCGATTTCAAAGCAAGGATTCGCCGCCGTACCAACAACGAGTTCGATTTTCTGTATGCCAACTTCAACGAAATGGCCGCCCAGATCGAAGAGCTCATCGAAAAGGTTTACAAAGAAAAGATCATATCCCGCGAGGCCGTACTGAAGCAATTGCAAGCCCAAATCAATCCTCATTTCTTGTATAACTGTCTATTTTTCATCAACAATTCAGTGCGCCTTGGCCACGATGAGGCTATTACCGCGATGACGCAAAATTTGGCCGAATATTTCCGGTACACTACCCGGCTCGAAGAGCCGATGACAACGGTGCAAAAAGAGATGGCCGTCGTAAACAAATACTTGGCCATCCAGAAGCTGCGAATGGACAGGCTGCATTATGAGATTCGAATCCCCGACTCCATGAACGGTTTGATCATTCCAAAATTGCTCATCCAGCCTTTGGTCGAAAACAGCATCATCCACGGGATCGAAAAAAAACAGTCGGCCGGCAAGGTCATCGTCACAGGAACGGAAACCGATATTGGCTATCGGATCACCGTTGAGGATGACGGGCGAGGCATGACGGAGGATGAAATCAGAACGCTAAAGCTCAAAATCAAACAGCCGCTCGACGACACGATGGGATGTGCGCTTTGGAATATTCAGCAGCGTCTAGGCATTCATTTCAGCAAGTTTTCAGGGATGGAGTTCGGACATAGCTCGCTCGGGGGTTTAAGTATCAGCTTGTATTGGGGCAATCTTGAAAATTCGGAGGGATAA